A window of Thermoleophilia bacterium contains these coding sequences:
- the dctP gene encoding TRAP transporter substrate-binding protein DctP has product MKKLWILGLAILVALAVGLVACGEEEQTTTTAAPTTATTQAASTTTSTAAPETTTTSVAKEPIVFKMASTFQETETGGLMAQHFIDLIHERTQGAVKIELYPGGTLGGPPEVLGLLESGAADIAPFGHPAAAASLPLLNFPMWAPGDQQTAIAYFNHMVFENPDTAPLIQAEAEAHNIKYLGFNAGGSNVFVSKVPFTKLADLKGKKCAVGGAIPAFQAIGLEPVESFPPDTYENLSRGIADCAQMGFSPTVQLKWYEVAKYYMFDGTYAAGNPWTVNLKSWAKLSPELQQVFLDVAKEMEAWSTELTLNEEQKALETLKAAGVTVGTLSAEDQKLWWDALFKACADSQYKLAKDGGFADQMVTVLKAAAAFTKTTWEPPAQ; this is encoded by the coding sequence ATGAAGAAGCTATGGATATTAGGTCTGGCTATACTTGTGGCGCTGGCCGTGGGGCTTGTCGCTTGCGGCGAGGAAGAGCAAACAACCACGACGGCAGCTCCCACCACGGCTACTACTCAGGCTGCGAGCACCACGACCAGCACGGCTGCTCCTGAGACTACAACTACGTCAGTGGCCAAGGAACCCATTGTCTTCAAGATGGCTAGCACTTTCCAAGAGACCGAAACCGGCGGGTTGATGGCCCAACATTTCATTGATCTTATCCACGAGCGGACCCAGGGAGCGGTAAAGATCGAGCTTTACCCGGGAGGGACGCTCGGTGGGCCACCCGAAGTCCTTGGTCTGCTTGAGTCTGGCGCAGCCGACATCGCTCCATTTGGCCATCCGGCGGCTGCCGCATCTTTGCCTCTGCTTAACTTCCCTATGTGGGCGCCTGGGGATCAGCAGACCGCCATCGCCTACTTCAATCACATGGTGTTTGAGAATCCCGACACTGCTCCTCTAATCCAGGCTGAGGCGGAGGCGCACAACATCAAGTATCTGGGCTTCAACGCGGGTGGCTCTAATGTGTTTGTCTCCAAGGTGCCCTTCACCAAGCTGGCCGACCTCAAGGGAAAGAAGTGCGCCGTAGGTGGGGCCATCCCGGCGTTCCAGGCCATCGGGCTCGAACCGGTTGAATCTTTCCCACCCGACACGTACGAGAACTTGTCGCGCGGCATTGCCGACTGTGCACAGATGGGCTTCTCACCGACTGTCCAGCTTAAGTGGTACGAAGTGGCAAAGTACTACATGTTTGACGGCACTTATGCCGCTGGGAACCCCTGGACCGTCAATTTGAAGAGCTGGGCCAAGCTAAGCCCCGAGCTTCAGCAGGTATTTCTGGACGTAGCCAAAGAAATGGAGGCTTGGAGTACTGAGCTCACGTTAAACGAAGAGCAGAAGGCTCTCGAAACGCTCAAAGCGGCTGGCGTAACCGTGGGCACTTTGAGCGCGGAAGACCAGAAACTGTGGTGGGATGCACTGTTCAAGGCGTGCGCCGACTCGCAGTATAAACTGGCCAAGGATGGGGGATTTGCTGATCAGATGGTCACCGTGCTAAAAGCTGCGGCGGCCTTCACAAAGACTACCTGGGAACCGCCAGCGCAGTGA
- a CDS encoding TRAP transporter large permease, translating to MEFQAIVGLAGFAAMLVMILAGIPIFVTLLSVTFVGMLILEGGDLTMVFQQFKTAPYARAADYSFAVLPLFMLLGVLAGETGVGRNSYDAIARWTNRMPGGLLAATIGGNAVFGAVSGMSLAANMVFAKIALPELTRAGYDKRLSMATIVASGCLDNLIPPSMAIIIFCVLVQNLSLGRALMCGIGPALLLMVLLYGVVLVQYWLHPERVPRAGAVRYTWRERMASLKFLLPVAAFFVLVIGGTFWGVFSATVAGAIGSVILIVYGLIRRVALKKILRAMWEACVMNAGIFPIVIAGTMFSRFISLSRLPFHLTEWFQSLNMPGYVVFLIVLIFYVFCGCIMDIASVIIITIPVVFPLLVDGFGFDPYMLVIVLVFVGEMAGLTPPIGMNVFATASALKVDPGEIFRGVWPFVAVEFATALVIGAFPVLVTWLPDLLG from the coding sequence GTGGAATTTCAGGCGATAGTGGGACTGGCTGGGTTTGCTGCGATGCTGGTAATGATTCTTGCCGGCATCCCTATTTTTGTCACGCTGCTCTCGGTGACCTTTGTTGGCATGTTGATCTTGGAGGGCGGCGATCTAACCATGGTGTTTCAGCAGTTCAAGACTGCCCCCTATGCCCGGGCGGCGGACTATTCCTTTGCCGTGCTGCCTCTGTTCATGTTGCTCGGGGTTCTTGCGGGTGAAACAGGAGTGGGCAGGAATTCCTATGACGCCATTGCCCGGTGGACAAACCGGATGCCCGGGGGTCTGCTTGCCGCCACAATCGGCGGGAACGCAGTTTTTGGCGCTGTCAGTGGCATGTCTTTGGCTGCCAACATGGTTTTCGCCAAGATCGCCTTACCCGAGCTAACTCGAGCCGGTTACGACAAACGTCTTTCCATGGCCACCATCGTTGCTTCGGGCTGCCTGGACAATCTTATTCCCCCAAGCATGGCCATCATCATCTTCTGTGTACTTGTTCAGAATCTCTCTCTGGGAAGGGCGCTCATGTGCGGCATAGGGCCGGCGCTCTTGCTTATGGTTCTCTTGTATGGGGTGGTGTTGGTTCAGTATTGGCTACATCCGGAGCGCGTTCCCCGGGCTGGAGCGGTGCGCTACACGTGGCGCGAGAGGATGGCCTCGCTCAAATTCCTGCTCCCCGTGGCTGCATTCTTCGTCTTGGTGATCGGCGGCACCTTCTGGGGCGTGTTCTCAGCTACCGTGGCGGGCGCGATAGGATCAGTGATCTTGATTGTCTATGGGCTCATCCGCCGGGTGGCTCTTAAGAAGATTCTGCGTGCGATGTGGGAAGCGTGCGTTATGAACGCTGGCATCTTCCCCATAGTTATAGCAGGCACGATGTTTAGCCGCTTCATTAGTTTGAGTCGACTACCTTTCCATCTGACCGAGTGGTTCCAAAGCCTGAATATGCCAGGGTACGTAGTGTTTTTGATCGTGCTGATCTTTTATGTCTTCTGCGGCTGCATCATGGATATCGCCTCAGTGATCATTATCACTATTCCTGTGGTTTTCCCGCTCCTGGTGGATGGTTTCGGGTTTGATCCGTACATGCTGGTTATTGTTCTTGTGTTTGTAGGCGAGATGGCCGGTCTAACGCCGCCAATTGGGATGAACGTGTTCGCGACGGCCAGTGCGCTTAAAGTAGATCCTGGCGAGATATTCCGCGGAGTGTGGCCGTTTGTAGCGGTGGAGTTCGCGACTGCTCTTGTGATTGGAGCATTTCCTGTGTTAGTGACGTGGCTTCCAGATCTACTAGGATAG
- a CDS encoding TRAP transporter small permease, with the protein MVKDGREGAHPGEYPYPSSWLGRLRARAVRIALDIWNGRETEPEMLAGEEPPRLEYSRLDSWYTRFTRWLSYLAALSLGAVAIICFVDVIGWKFFGWTVPSAQSLIKHLNLVLVFLGVAYVQMDRGSIGIELLQNKFHRVGKLVVRMFGSLLGIGVCSFAAIRGWAYAAELMKEHAVAEGLWRFKLWPFQVVLVIGFAALALAFVFAIARDLTDFRKRRGRYA; encoded by the coding sequence ATGGTGAAGGACGGAAGAGAGGGCGCTCATCCGGGGGAATACCCCTATCCATCTAGCTGGCTGGGCCGGCTTCGCGCACGGGCGGTCAGAATCGCGCTAGACATCTGGAACGGGCGTGAAACCGAACCTGAGATGCTAGCAGGCGAGGAGCCGCCTCGCCTTGAGTACAGCCGTTTAGACTCCTGGTACACGCGATTTACCCGTTGGCTGTCATACCTTGCGGCTCTGTCACTAGGGGCAGTTGCAATTATCTGCTTCGTTGACGTGATCGGGTGGAAATTCTTCGGCTGGACCGTGCCGAGTGCGCAATCGCTTATCAAGCATTTGAATCTTGTTTTGGTGTTTCTTGGGGTGGCCTATGTCCAAATGGATAGGGGAAGCATCGGCATTGAGCTGCTGCAAAACAAGTTCCACCGCGTAGGCAAACTAGTCGTGCGGATGTTTGGTTCCCTGCTTGGCATTGGAGTGTGCAGTTTTGCGGCCATACGGGGCTGGGCTTATGCGGCTGAGCTGATGAAGGAGCATGCAGTAGCCGAGGGTTTGTGGAGGTTCAAGCTCTGGCCGTTCCAAGTCGTGCTGGTCATCGGCTTTGCCGCTTTGGCGCTTGCTTTCGTTTTTGCCATAGCTCGTGATCTAACTGATTTTCGCAAGCGACGGGGCAGGTACGCCTAG